One window of Helicobacter winghamensis ATCC BAA-430 genomic DNA carries:
- a CDS encoding RecB-like helicase has protein sequence MEYPLLSLSASAGSGKTYELTRRYLSLLMQGAKPSNILTLTFTKKAAKEMEERILHNLKELYYNKNNRDYIKEFELISINKTLQEPDWKNIENKINSVYHEFLRQDLKITTIDAFFQKILKNFCWYVGVEYDFELQEEDLDSICEIFLQNLDNSTFNNLLNLCFGEQQNLDSILELCVFLDAFKESLDKTLFTKAIMQTTINYEMESLKYTQKLQETYFNFYGKKTDKLDCNSFQELLKKGKTWLTKATLQEYRGFSKIPFNQSDFEQLKQCVIYTLKQRESKYLDALFAIFQSYLIAKEQFYKNNNTLSFNAVTSKVHTLLKEGLVSKDFLYFRLDSTLSHILIDEFQDTSILQYSILKPLIDEIKAGVGQKNFTRSFFYVGDIKQSIYRFRGGNPELFKIASSGMQQLNLKHNYRSSISVVEFVNQTFKKVIENFIPQTPKSSSKGFVSVKSYEKDTLYQGVLETLQKLKAKGIKEDSIAILVFDNKAVVELSQLLQEQDYKVVIDTSAKLVNHNEVRAILEFLNFIITQNNLHKNAFFMLLGLKMDSAFETFVQSIQGFKAPAQMILKIMEHYNIASLSAKKFLESTLEYHSLMELLENIEKKSLDIVSSDISGIRIMTIHKSKGLEFENVLIVDKSNHNNARRSKIFFEFDENGVDIKHIFQYSNPVRQNLDFTYANALTKEKVLETKDLKHQLYVALTRAKETMHILKLSEQGAFVDLSLEDSTYGVLQVKSQSEISTQNNASFYHITKEKPSLENQGRQRDIHTSTSPQYESNLKGIYYGIALHFAMEQKLKLQLNDALLLEILNNKVGFYLDFKELEKIVARCNLILKNQNFIEIITKGKVKCEVPFLSNGREKRLDLLIEGENSAWIVDYKSGKQDDSHVEQVRDYMESVQQMLHKKTYGYVFYTQEAQEGKLIEIA, from the coding sequence ATGGAATATCCGCTATTATCTCTTAGCGCAAGTGCTGGAAGTGGCAAAACTTATGAACTCACAAGGCGCTATTTGAGTCTTTTAATGCAAGGAGCAAAACCTTCTAATATCCTAACTCTAACCTTCACAAAAAAAGCGGCAAAGGAAATGGAAGAGCGTATTTTGCACAACCTTAAAGAGCTTTATTATAATAAAAATAATAGAGATTATATAAAAGAATTTGAGCTTATTTCTATAAATAAAACCTTGCAAGAGCCAGACTGGAAAAATATAGAAAACAAAATCAATAGCGTATATCACGAGTTTTTGCGCCAAGATTTAAAAATCACAACCATTGATGCATTTTTTCAGAAAATTTTAAAAAACTTTTGCTGGTATGTGGGCGTGGAATATGATTTTGAGCTTCAAGAAGAGGATTTAGATTCCATTTGCGAGATTTTTTTACAAAATTTAGATAATTCTACTTTTAATAATCTCTTAAATCTTTGTTTTGGTGAGCAACAAAATTTAGATTCAATTTTGGAACTTTGCGTGTTTTTGGACGCGTTTAAAGAAAGTTTAGATAAGACACTTTTCACAAAAGCTATTATGCAAACAACTATAAATTACGAAATGGAATCCTTAAAATATACACAAAAACTTCAAGAGACTTATTTTAATTTTTACGGAAAAAAGACAGATAAACTAGATTGTAACAGCTTTCAAGAATTATTAAAAAAAGGCAAAACTTGGCTCACAAAGGCAACATTGCAAGAATATAGGGGTTTTTCTAAAATCCCTTTTAATCAAAGTGATTTTGAGCAATTAAAACAATGTGTAATCTATACCCTAAAACAAAGAGAATCGAAGTATCTAGACGCTTTATTTGCAATCTTCCAATCTTATTTGATAGCCAAAGAGCAATTTTATAAAAACAATAACACACTTAGTTTTAATGCAGTAACTTCAAAGGTGCATACACTTCTAAAAGAAGGGCTTGTTAGCAAGGATTTTTTATATTTTCGCCTTGATAGCACACTTAGTCATATTTTAATTGATGAGTTTCAAGACACAAGCATTCTACAATATAGCATCTTAAAGCCCTTAATTGATGAAATTAAAGCTGGTGTTGGACAAAAAAATTTTACGCGGAGTTTCTTTTATGTAGGCGATATTAAACAATCTATTTATCGCTTCCGTGGTGGTAATCCTGAGCTTTTTAAAATCGCAAGTTCCGGAATGCAGCAACTCAACTTAAAGCATAATTATCGGAGTTCTATTAGTGTTGTAGAGTTTGTGAATCAAACTTTTAAAAAGGTGATAGAAAATTTTATCCCACAAACTCCAAAGTCTAGCAGCAAGGGATTTGTAAGTGTAAAAAGTTATGAAAAAGATACACTTTATCAAGGCGTATTAGAAACTCTACAAAAGCTTAAAGCAAAAGGAATCAAAGAGGATTCCATTGCGATTTTAGTGTTTGATAATAAGGCGGTTGTGGAGCTATCGCAACTCTTGCAAGAACAAGATTATAAGGTAGTGATTGATACAAGCGCAAAGCTGGTTAATCATAATGAAGTGCGTGCAATTTTAGAGTTCTTAAATTTTATTATCACGCAAAATAATCTGCACAAAAATGCGTTTTTTATGCTTTTGGGCTTAAAAATGGATTCCGCATTTGAGACTTTTGTCCAAAGTATACAAGGCTTTAAAGCCCCTGCACAAATGATTTTAAAAATAATGGAGCATTATAATATTGCAAGCTTAAGTGCTAAAAAATTCCTAGAATCCACGCTAGAATACCACAGCCTTATGGAGCTTTTAGAAAACATTGAAAAAAAGTCTTTAGATATAGTTTCTAGCGATATTTCTGGAATCCGTATTATGACAATCCATAAATCCAAAGGATTAGAATTTGAAAATGTGTTGATTGTGGATAAATCAAATCACAACAATGCAAGACGTTCTAAAATATTTTTTGAATTTGATGAAAATGGAGTAGATATTAAGCATATTTTTCAATACAGCAATCCTGTGCGTCAAAATTTAGATTTTACCTATGCAAATGCTCTTACCAAAGAAAAAGTCCTAGAAACAAAGGATTTAAAACATCAACTCTATGTAGCCCTAACTCGCGCTAAAGAAACAATGCACATTTTAAAACTTAGCGAACAAGGTGCATTTGTGGATTTAAGCTTAGAAGATTCCACTTATGGAGTATTACAAGTTAAAAGTCAATCTGAAATCTCTACACAAAACAATGCAAGTTTTTATCATATCACGAAAGAAAAGCCTAGCCTAGAAAATCAAGGTCGGCAAAGGGATATCCACACTTCGACTTCTCCACAATATGAATCAAATCTCAAAGGAATTTATTATGGAATCGCTTTGCACTTTGCGATGGAGCAAAAGTTAAAGCTACAATTAAATGATGCCCTACTCTTAGAGATTTTAAACAATAAAGTTGGATTTTATTTAGATTTTAAAGAGTTAGAAAAGATTGTTGCACGATGTAATTTAATCTTAAAAAATCAAAATTTTATTGAAATTATAACCAAAGGCAAGGTAAAATGCGAAGTTCCTTTTTTATCAAATGGCAGAGAAAAACGCCTTGATCTTTTAATCGAAGGAGAAAACTCTGCTTGGATTGTGGATTACAAAAGTGGCAAGCAAGATGACTCTCACGTAGAACAAGTGCGTGATTATATGGAATCTGTGCAGCAAATGCTACACAAAAAAACTTATGGCTATGTTTTTTACACACAAGAAGCGCAAGAAGGAAAACTTATTGAAATCGCATAA
- the nhaA gene encoding sodium/proton antiporter NhaA produces the protein MEVESKSGFLATLSKITQSESFAGILLLCCAVLAMIVANSPLGEAYATLWKTQFGFSINGTFIGMSLEHWINDVLMAFFFLVVGLEIKREVLFGELAGFKRAALPIIAALGGMIGPGIIYFTLNGGTPSEHGFGIPMATDIAFALGVLATLGKRVSVSVKVFLVSLAVADDLGAIIVIALFYSSGISFAWLGVSAGIVILLIILNKLGVKALTPYMILGVFLWIAVHSCGVHATIAAVVLAFTIPVAPKIDTMHFMEKITKIVDHFKQAEKEKYGILLQNEQIHALSEIGNQKKAVQNPLLRLEHALAPYSSFVIMPIFAFANAGVTIGSNIDFSVDHVFLGIFLGLVIGKPVGIFLFTFLAEKLGIATRPTGVTWTEIFGAGALGGIGFTMSMFVTNLAFSGEHALIATDVAKISILIASLTAGILGSIFFLVRDKITHH, from the coding sequence ATGGAAGTGGAAAGCAAGAGTGGTTTTTTAGCTACACTTAGCAAAATAACACAAAGTGAATCTTTTGCTGGAATTTTATTGCTTTGCTGTGCAGTTTTAGCAATGATTGTTGCAAATTCCCCATTGGGTGAAGCTTATGCAACACTTTGGAAAACGCAATTTGGCTTTAGTATTAATGGAACATTTATAGGAATGAGTTTAGAACATTGGATTAATGATGTTTTGATGGCATTTTTCTTTTTGGTTGTAGGCTTAGAAATTAAACGCGAAGTGCTTTTTGGAGAGCTTGCAGGATTTAAAAGAGCAGCATTACCCATTATCGCAGCACTTGGAGGAATGATTGGACCAGGTATAATTTATTTTACATTAAATGGAGGAACTCCTTCTGAGCACGGATTTGGTATTCCTATGGCAACAGATATTGCCTTTGCACTTGGTGTTTTAGCAACACTAGGAAAACGAGTTTCAGTTTCTGTCAAGGTATTTTTAGTGTCTTTAGCAGTTGCTGATGATTTAGGTGCAATTATTGTTATTGCGCTCTTTTATTCTAGCGGAATCTCTTTTGCTTGGCTTGGCGTATCCGCTGGAATTGTAATTTTACTTATTATCTTAAACAAGCTTGGGGTAAAAGCCTTAACACCTTATATGATTTTAGGTGTATTTTTATGGATTGCAGTGCATAGTTGCGGAGTGCACGCTACTATTGCAGCAGTTGTATTAGCCTTTACAATTCCAGTCGCTCCTAAAATTGACACAATGCATTTTATGGAAAAAATCACAAAGATTGTAGATCATTTTAAGCAAGCCGAAAAGGAAAAATATGGAATCCTTTTGCAAAATGAGCAAATCCACGCATTAAGCGAAATTGGCAATCAAAAAAAAGCGGTGCAAAATCCTTTATTGCGTTTAGAACACGCGCTTGCACCTTATAGTAGCTTTGTTATTATGCCTATTTTTGCCTTTGCAAATGCGGGGGTTACTATCGGATCAAATATTGATTTTAGCGTAGATCATGTATTTCTTGGAATCTTTTTGGGGCTTGTAATCGGTAAGCCTGTAGGAATTTTTCTATTTACATTTTTGGCGGAAAAACTAGGAATTGCAACGCGTCCAACAGGCGTAACTTGGACGGAAATCTTTGGCGCAGGCGCATTAGGTGGAATCGGATTTACAATGTCAATGTTTGTAACAAATCTCGCTTTTTCTGGAGAACACGCCCTTATTGCTACTGATGTTGCGAAAATTTCTATTTTAATTGCTTCACTAACTGCTGGGATTTTAGGGAGCATATTTTTTCTTGTGCGCGATAAGATTACGCATCATTAA
- the trmA gene encoding tRNA (uridine(54)-C5)-methyltransferase TrmA — protein sequence MALVCKYLGKCGGCNAITLESKINFASSLLNFKDFEVFKSEQSHFRARAELGIYHDNREIFYTMRGEKERFVKIVNCQNLLPNIQKTLPVLLAILNSKDFNAFKERLFSLEILANQNNALLLTLIYHRKLEESWIQEAKKLQLKLEKFLGFHFEIVGRSRGVKLVLEKDYLMQTLEILGKQFCYRYNEGAFSQPNATINQQMITWVLEHLKEGGDLLEMYCGCGNFTIPLSFCFGKVLATEVSKTSINALKFACETNQIPNIYSVRLSGAECIEALNGKREFNRLKHIDLNTFNFKSVFVDPPRCGLGLEVCAFLKRFKQIIYISCNPVTLAQDLDILKQTHKIKHAAFFDQFAHTKHLECGVILEN from the coding sequence ATGGCGTTAGTTTGTAAATATTTAGGCAAATGTGGTGGTTGCAATGCAATCACATTGGAGTCTAAAATTAATTTTGCTTCAAGTCTTTTAAATTTTAAGGATTTTGAAGTTTTTAAAAGTGAGCAATCTCATTTTAGGGCGCGTGCAGAGCTTGGTATCTACCACGATAATAGAGAGATTTTTTACACGATGCGTGGAGAAAAAGAACGCTTTGTGAAAATTGTAAATTGTCAAAATCTGTTGCCAAATATTCAAAAAACACTGCCTGTTCTTTTGGCGATTTTAAACTCTAAAGACTTTAACGCATTTAAGGAGCGTTTATTTAGTCTAGAAATTCTCGCCAACCAAAATAATGCTTTACTTTTAACATTAATTTACCATAGAAAATTAGAAGAATCTTGGATACAAGAAGCAAAAAAATTACAATTAAAACTAGAAAAGTTTTTAGGATTCCACTTTGAGATTGTGGGGCGTTCGCGTGGAGTGAAGTTAGTTTTAGAAAAAGATTATTTAATGCAAACACTAGAGATTTTAGGTAAGCAATTTTGTTATCGTTATAATGAAGGAGCTTTTAGTCAGCCAAATGCTACTATAAATCAGCAAATGATTACTTGGGTGTTAGAACATTTAAAGGAGGGTGGAGATTTGCTAGAAATGTATTGTGGCTGTGGAAACTTCACAATTCCCTTATCTTTTTGCTTTGGTAAAGTCCTAGCCACTGAAGTTTCTAAAACTTCTATTAATGCTTTAAAGTTTGCCTGTGAAACAAATCAGATTCCAAATATTTATTCTGTGCGATTAAGTGGAGCAGAATGCATAGAAGCCTTAAATGGTAAAAGGGAGTTTAATCGCCTAAAGCACATTGATTTAAACACTTTTAATTTTAAGAGTGTTTTTGTGGATCCTCCGCGTTGTGGGCTTGGATTGGAAGTGTGTGCGTTTTTAAAGCGTTTTAAACAGATTATTTATATCTCTTGTAATCCAGTTACTTTAGCACAAGATTTAGATATTCTCAAACAAACACATAAGATTAAACACGCAGCATTTTTTGACCAATTCGCTCATACAAAACATTTAGAATGTGGAGTAATTTTAGAAAATTAA
- the fliP gene encoding flagellar type III secretion system pore protein FliP (The bacterial flagellar biogenesis protein FliP forms a type III secretion system (T3SS)-type pore required for flagellar assembly.) yields the protein MGVILLFGAPPEPQAPTIPTVDLTLRAPTEPGDLVTTLNIVVILTLLVLAPSLILMATSFARILIVFSFLRTAMGTQQSPPTQLLVSFALILTMFIMEPVAKEGYEKGIKPYIAKEIPYDEAFLRASQPFKDFMIRNTRPKDLALFYRIRNLENPQTAQDVPLSIALPAFIISEMKTAFQIGFLLYLPFLVIDMVISSILMAMGMMMLPPTMISLPFKILIFILVDGFNLLTMNLVQSFR from the coding sequence ATTGGTGTTATTTTGCTTTTTGGAGCACCTCCTGAACCACAAGCACCTACGATTCCTACTGTGGATTTAACTCTTCGTGCACCCACAGAACCAGGAGATTTGGTTACAACACTAAATATCGTTGTGATTCTAACTTTACTTGTTTTAGCTCCATCTTTGATTTTGATGGCAACAAGTTTTGCTAGGATTTTGATTGTTTTTTCCTTTTTGCGCACTGCTATGGGAACACAGCAATCTCCACCTACCCAACTTTTGGTGTCTTTTGCGCTAATTTTAACCATGTTTATAATGGAGCCAGTGGCAAAAGAAGGTTATGAAAAGGGTATAAAGCCCTATATTGCAAAAGAGATTCCTTATGATGAAGCATTTTTGCGTGCTTCACAGCCTTTTAAGGATTTTATGATTAGAAATACACGCCCAAAAGATTTAGCTCTTTTTTATAGAATTCGTAATCTTGAAAATCCACAAACTGCACAAGATGTGCCTTTAAGTATTGCTTTACCTGCTTTTATTATTAGTGAAATGAAAACAGCTTTTCAAATTGGCTTTTTACTTTATTTGCCTTTTTTAGTCATTGATATGGTAATTAGTTCTATTCTTATGGCAATGGGTATGATGATGTTGCCCCCTACAATGATTTCTTTGCCTTTTAAAATTTTAATTTTTATTTTAGTAGATGGCTTTAATCTATTGACAATGAATTTAGTGCAAAGTTTTCGGTAG
- a CDS encoding flagellar motor protein MotB — translation MAKRCPPCDCPNVLPLWLGTYGDMVTLILTFFILLLSMVTFDAKKLTEAESSLKGSLSLLSGGIKIEPDNTRIQQQADITVEPETAEEVRLIESAILDFKENVKTSLGPSNIIDEGSEGFILRFSGKLLFDEGEITLNDADEVLFLKRLALILQKMPSTLHLDVIGYTDNRTISPTPKFKDDIGLSALRALGVERVLLENGVNPKKMTALGNGATNFILPNTTKENRQKNRRVEFRFYPNDRHLQKSQSILEQIIEKKQLENNTSKQIEVLEARIP, via the coding sequence ATGGCAAAACGCTGTCCACCTTGTGATTGCCCAAATGTCCTACCACTTTGGCTTGGGACTTATGGAGATATGGTTACGCTCATTCTTACCTTTTTTATTTTGCTTTTATCGATGGTTACTTTTGATGCTAAAAAGCTAACAGAAGCGGAGTCTAGTTTAAAAGGTTCATTATCACTGCTTAGTGGCGGGATTAAAATTGAGCCAGACAATACAAGAATTCAGCAACAAGCAGATATTACCGTTGAGCCAGAAACCGCCGAAGAAGTGCGTTTGATTGAAAGTGCAATTTTAGATTTCAAGGAAAATGTTAAAACTTCCTTAGGTCCTTCAAACATTATAGATGAAGGAAGTGAAGGCTTTATCTTGCGCTTTAGTGGAAAGCTTCTTTTTGATGAGGGGGAAATCACACTCAATGATGCCGATGAAGTTTTATTTTTAAAAAGGCTTGCATTGATTTTGCAAAAAATGCCTTCCACGCTACATTTAGATGTTATTGGCTATACGGATAATCGCACAATTTCGCCCACTCCAAAATTTAAAGATGATATAGGTTTAAGTGCACTTAGGGCTTTGGGAGTAGAGCGAGTGTTGTTAGAAAATGGTGTTAATCCAAAGAAAATGACAGCATTGGGCAATGGTGCTACAAATTTCATTCTACCAAACACAACAAAAGAAAATCGTCAAAAAAACCGCCGTGTAGAGTTTAGATTCTATCCTAATGATAGACATTTGCAAAAATCACAAAGTATTTTGGAACAAATCATTGAAAAGAAGCAATTAGAAAATAACACAAGTAAGCAAATAGAAGTGCTTGAAGCAAGGATTCCTTAG
- a CDS encoding motility protein A has protein sequence MDLGTVVGMSLSFILLGTAMMLGVGIGPYFDIPSILITVGGSITSLLIGYKMESMKKAFTFFMIAFKPQTFDVPALIKKLVDYSTQARRDGILSLEQQSNQEENEFLKRGLNMAIDGAEPDSIRDLLETDMDRTLDRHKSNAGIFDTWAAYAGAYGMLGTLIGLVAMLLNMSDPASIGPAMAVALLTTFYGSFIGNVVGSPIANILMIRANDEALVKLLIIEGIMSIQAGDNPRALEAKLLTFLPPNQRVSQFE, from the coding sequence ATGGATTTAGGCACAGTTGTAGGGATGTCGCTATCTTTTATTTTGCTTGGAACAGCGATGATGTTAGGGGTTGGGATTGGCCCTTATTTTGATATTCCCTCCATTTTAATTACGGTTGGCGGATCTATCACAAGTTTGCTAATTGGTTACAAAATGGAAAGCATGAAAAAAGCATTTACTTTTTTTATGATTGCATTTAAACCACAAACTTTTGATGTTCCAGCTCTTATTAAAAAGCTTGTAGATTACTCAACGCAGGCAAGACGCGATGGAATCTTATCGCTAGAACAACAATCCAATCAAGAAGAAAATGAGTTTTTAAAACGCGGGTTAAATATGGCAATTGATGGTGCTGAACCTGATAGTATTCGTGATTTATTAGAAACTGATATGGATAGAACGCTTGATAGGCATAAGTCAAATGCTGGTATTTTTGATACTTGGGCAGCGTATGCAGGAGCATATGGAATGCTTGGAACACTTATTGGTTTAGTTGCAATGCTTTTAAATATGTCTGATCCTGCTTCTATTGGTCCGGCAATGGCTGTTGCGCTTCTTACAACTTTCTATGGTTCTTTTATTGGAAATGTTGTTGGCTCTCCTATTGCAAATATTTTAATGATTCGAGCAAATGATGAAGCTTTAGTTAAGTTGCTTATTATTGAAGGGATTATGTCTATTCAAGCAGGGGATAATCCGCGTGCTTTAGAAGCAAAGTTGCTAACATTTTTGCCACCAAATCAACGCGTTAGTCAATTTGAGTAA
- the glmU gene encoding bifunctional UDP-N-acetylglucosamine diphosphorylase/glucosamine-1-phosphate N-acetyltransferase GlmU, producing the protein MENNALSIVILAAGKGTRMKSSTPKVLHKICGKEMLYYSIKESLRLSDDVCVVLGFENEKIQSKMKEYFGDKIRFLFQDLQNFPGTGGALKTYRPRYEKVLVLNGDMPLIQASELKQFIQIDAEIIMSVLDLPNISGYGRVVISKGEVKEIIEEKDADSKTLALSTLNAGIYCFKAQILDSYISKLNNNNAQKEYYLTDIISLARKDNIKIVPLFVGLEDFKGVNDKLDLANAEEILSRRIKEFWLKQGVIMRLPDTIYIEEGVEFSGECIIENGVSICGNSKIIESHIKAHSVIESSVIVKSDVGPLAHLRPQSVLENTHIGNFVEVKKSTLNGVKAGHLSYIGDSEIESGTNIGAGFITCNYDGKNKHQTKIGKNVFIGSDSQAIAPITIEDDCIVGAGSTIRRNLKKGELFITCGKEIIKEGFFYKFFNKKT; encoded by the coding sequence ATGGAAAATAACGCCTTATCAATCGTAATTCTAGCTGCTGGAAAGGGAACAAGAATGAAGTCTAGCACCCCAAAAGTGCTGCACAAAATCTGTGGTAAGGAAATGCTATATTATAGCATTAAAGAATCTTTACGCTTGAGTGATGATGTATGCGTGGTATTAGGGTTTGAAAATGAAAAAATCCAATCCAAAATGAAAGAATATTTTGGTGATAAAATTCGTTTTTTGTTTCAAGATTTGCAAAATTTCCCTGGCACTGGTGGTGCACTAAAAACTTATCGACCAAGATATGAAAAAGTTTTGGTGTTAAATGGTGATATGCCATTAATCCAAGCAAGTGAGCTAAAACAATTTATACAAATAGATGCAGAAATTATAATGAGCGTTCTAGATTTACCAAATATTAGCGGATATGGACGCGTTGTAATTAGCAAAGGCGAAGTTAAAGAAATTATTGAAGAAAAAGATGCAGATTCTAAAACTCTAGCTCTTAGCACCTTAAATGCTGGGATATATTGTTTTAAGGCTCAAATTTTGGATTCCTATATCTCAAAGCTTAACAACAATAATGCTCAAAAAGAATATTATCTCACCGATATTATTTCTCTTGCTCGTAAAGACAATATAAAAATCGTTCCTCTCTTTGTAGGACTTGAAGATTTTAAAGGTGTTAATGATAAATTAGATCTCGCCAATGCTGAAGAAATTTTAAGCCGCCGCATTAAAGAATTTTGGCTAAAACAAGGTGTAATTATGCGACTACCTGATACGATATATATAGAAGAAGGTGTGGAGTTTAGTGGCGAATGCATCATAGAAAATGGTGTGAGTATTTGTGGAAATTCTAAAATTATAGAATCTCACATCAAAGCGCACAGCGTGATAGAATCTAGCGTTATTGTAAAAAGTGATGTGGGACCTTTAGCGCATTTACGCCCACAAAGCGTGCTAGAAAATACACATATTGGAAATTTTGTAGAAGTAAAAAAATCTACTCTAAATGGTGTAAAGGCTGGACATTTAAGCTACATTGGTGATAGTGAAATTGAAAGTGGTACAAATATTGGAGCCGGGTTTATCACTTGTAATTATGATGGGAAAAATAAGCATCAAACAAAAATTGGAAAAAATGTATTTATTGGTAGCGATTCTCAAGCCATTGCTCCTATTACCATAGAAGATGATTGTATTGTTGGAGCAGGAAGTACAATAAGACGAAATCTAAAAAAGGGAGAGTTGTTTATCACTTGTGGTAAAGAGATTATTAAAGAGGGATTTTTTTATAAATTTTTCAATAAAAAAACATAA
- the thiS gene encoding sulfur carrier protein ThiS — protein MQIKLNGKIINTESKNILELLLEYSIERKSIVVAVNMEIIKQEKWQSYTIKENDTIECLTFMGGG, from the coding sequence ATGCAAATTAAACTTAATGGAAAAATCATAAATACGGAATCTAAAAATATTTTAGAGCTCTTGTTGGAATATTCAATAGAACGCAAAAGCATAGTTGTTGCTGTGAATATGGAAATCATCAAACAAGAAAAATGGCAATCTTATACAATAAAAGAAAATGATACGATTGAATGTTTAACCTTTATGGGTGGCGGTTGA
- the argC gene encoding N-acetyl-gamma-glutamyl-phosphate reductase codes for MNIKTSIIGVSGYTGLELVKLLLTHRHFTLSSLYASESHRDIASLHPSLKSVINLPIKEANKEKIAQECELAFLALPHQKAMEYAKTLLEKNIKVVDLSADYRLSLEKYEQYYCSHSDKENLKNAVYGLVEYNRAEISKTNLVANPGCYPTATLLALLPFAEYLDNTQSIYIDAKSGVSGAGKKLVQTSHFATINENLFAYSPISHRHSPEINEQLKKISKIQLKTLFVPHLIPLTRGMLVSIYARLKEKIDPLKILHERYKDEPFIRVRESCAQIKNVAGTHFCDIYAKVDEKDLFITSSIDNLLRGASSQALANANLMFGLDESLGLPKIAYAP; via the coding sequence ATGAACATCAAGACTTCAATTATCGGAGTTAGTGGATATACAGGCTTAGAGCTAGTCAAACTTCTACTCACACACAGGCATTTTACACTCTCTAGTCTTTATGCAAGCGAGAGCCATCGAGACATTGCAAGCTTGCACCCTAGTTTAAAGAGCGTTATAAACCTTCCTATCAAAGAGGCAAACAAAGAAAAAATTGCACAGGAATGCGAACTAGCATTTCTTGCCTTACCGCACCAAAAAGCAATGGAGTATGCAAAAACTCTATTAGAAAAAAATATCAAAGTTGTTGATTTATCAGCAGATTATCGTTTGAGCTTAGAAAAATACGAACAATATTATTGCTCACATAGTGATAAAGAAAATTTAAAAAACGCAGTGTATGGTCTTGTGGAATACAATCGTGCAGAGATTTCCAAAACAAACCTTGTTGCAAATCCAGGTTGTTATCCCACGGCAACTCTGCTTGCACTTTTGCCTTTTGCAGAATATCTTGATAACACGCAAAGTATTTATATTGATGCAAAAAGCGGTGTAAGTGGCGCAGGCAAAAAACTAGTGCAAACTTCACATTTTGCGACAATCAATGAAAATCTTTTTGCTTACTCACCTATTAGCCATCGCCATTCTCCAGAAATTAACGAACAATTAAAAAAAATTAGCAAGATCCAATTAAAAACACTTTTTGTTCCCCATTTAATCCCACTAACACGCGGCATGTTAGTTTCTATTTATGCGCGTTTAAAAGAAAAGATCGATCCTCTTAAAATTTTACACGAGCGTTATAAGGATGAGCCTTTTATCAGAGTGCGTGAGAGTTGTGCGCAAATTAAGAATGTCGCTGGAACGCATTTTTGTGATATTTATGCAAAAGTTGATGAAAAGGATTTGTTTATCACTTCTAGTATTGATAATCTCTTGCGTGGTGCGAGCTCACAGGCTCTTGCAAATGCAAATTTAATGTTTGGGCTTGATGAAAGCTTAGGGTTACCAAAAATTGCGTATGCACCATAA